In Labrus bergylta chromosome 1, fLabBer1.1, whole genome shotgun sequence, one genomic interval encodes:
- the LOC109979712 gene encoding sialic acid-binding Ig-like lectin 6 produces MKASLCVNAPKLPSVSVSPSAEIVEGSSVTLNCSSDANPAANYTWYKNGPLNLNPSNAGAQLVLSSVNSSASGEYYCEAENTLGRRTSKHISINVKWGGKSVAVAGTITVVLLVIVFLSVLVWIRQKRASNEPSEAEERQEHTEQGQPEEQEDLQYASIHFSKTQEPLYSNTRPARPPRRTEQQDVTEYAAVKFTRNSTAMRTRSKEPEEDPAALYSTVNKSR; encoded by the exons Atgaaagcttccctctgtgtca atgctccaaagcttccctctgtgtcagtgagtccctctgctgagatagtggagggcagttcagtgactctgaactgtagcagtgatgctaacccagcagctaattaCACCTGGTACAAGAATGGACCTCTAAACCttaatccctcaaatgcagGAGCACAGCTCGTCCTCAGTTCAGTCAACTCCTCGGCCTCTGGAGAGTATTACTGTGAAGCTGAGAACACGCTGGGGAGAAGGACATCCAAACACATCTCTATAAATGTCAAAT GGGGAGGGAAATCAGTGGCTGTTGCTGGAACAATCACGGTTGTTCTCCTGGTTATCGTGTTCCTCTCTGTCCTCGTGTGGATCAG ACAAAAGAGGGCTTCCAATGAACCGTCTgaggctgaagagagacaagaacACACGGAGCAG GGACAaccagaggagcaggaagaccTTCAGTATGCCAGCATACACTTCTCTAAAACCCAGGAGCCTCTGTACAGCAATACCAGACCAGCTCGGCCCCCCAGGAGAACGGAGCAGCAGGACGTCACTGAGTACGCTGCCGTCAAATTTACCAGGAACAGCACCGCCATGAG AACCAGAAGTAAAGAACCTGAAGAGGATCCAGCTGCTCTGTACAGCACCGTCAACAAAAGCCGATGA